A single Lolium perenne isolate Kyuss_39 chromosome 6, Kyuss_2.0, whole genome shotgun sequence DNA region contains:
- the LOC127308139 gene encoding uncharacterized protein, whose amino-acid sequence MDQQNHQLWVNGQERAMQCAVIVKSIQVKKELGKRKSIDPISEYNHCAGFIVETKGPEAYIAVHESQIDLVNTFYVSFAGGDFKLATVLLKKTDCQFVILGASLEGEFRKVRTKKMFDRGDLLMLSAGVDNLVPLYTSIINPNTECVSVHDLHTIAGGSDDVFTFGGYTGDVVDILGAPLFARDGYLVGTVFGDESTLPEHHPEGEFCLDLKYALKAWCFLNELKNEIKGKLEPKGNKPRNNRRR is encoded by the exons ATGGATCAACAGAACCATCAGTTATGGGTCAATGGTCAAGAAAGAGCTATGCAGTGTGCCGTTATTGTTAAGTCGATCCAGGTCAAGAAAGAGCTAGGAAAAAGAAAGTCTATTGACCCCATCTCTGAGTACAATCATTGCGCTGGTTTTATTGTTGAAACTAAAGGGCCTGAGGCGTATATTGCCGTTCATGAATCTCAAATCGACCTGGTTAATACATTCTATGTCTCTTTTGCTGGTGGTGACTTCAAGCTTGCCACAGTTCTTCTAAAAAAAACAGACTGCCAGTTTGTTATTTTGGGTGCTTCGCTTGAAGGTGAATTTCGCAAAGTTCGAACTAAGAAGATGTTTGATAGAGGTGATCTATTAATGCTATCAGCCGGTGTTGACAACCTGGTTCCTTTATACACCTCTATCAT CAACCCGAACACTGAATGTGTCAGTGTACATGACTTGCACACTATCGCGGGAGGAAGCGATGATGTGTTCACTTTTGGTGGTTATACAGGCGATGTGGTAGACATACTGGGAGCACCATTATTTGCTAGAGACGGTTATCTCGTCGGCACAGTATTTGGCGACGAGAGTACCCTCCCAGAGCATCATCCAGAAGGGGAATTCTGTCTAGATTTGAAATATGCTCTAAAAGCTTGGTGTTTTCTCAATGAATTGAAGAACGAGATAAAG GGAAAGCTGGAGCCAAAGGGGAACAAGCCAAGGAACAACCGAAGGCGGTAG